The following proteins are co-located in the Phocoena phocoena chromosome 1, mPhoPho1.1, whole genome shotgun sequence genome:
- the GJA9 gene encoding gap junction alpha-9 protein, with protein sequence MGDWSFLGGILEEVHIHSTMIGKMWLTVLFIFRMLVLGVAAEDVWNDEQSGFICNTEQPGCRNVCYDQAFPISLIRFWVLQVIFVSSPSLVYMGHALYQLRVLEKERQMKKAQLRGELEEVELEMPGDRKRLEQELRQLEQRKLNKAPLRGTLLCTYVIHILTRSVVEVGFMIGQYLLYGFHLEPLFKCHGHPCPNIIDCFVSRPTEKTIFLLFMQSIATVSLFLNVLEIFHLGFKKIKRGLWGQYKLKDEHNEFCTNKSKQNLAKYQNTSANSLKRFSSAPDYSLLVEKQTHTAAYPGLNPPAFQTDPDNHSGNDDKGILDEQETLLSEMCMLSTTCGHLQNINSSNKGDTHKISGKEVNGNQLRRKREIDGKDSKRNHYSKGHCSLPGGAIDLNNHTGQSPQTAFSLPANYTWKPKWLRATWGPSAENEKHASPPKGNVKGQLRESTIRTLPPSQGDFHPLVIPDTPDSLGGLSFESELVKTCSNPTACPPNHLVSLTNNLIGRRAPTDLQI encoded by the coding sequence ATGGGGGACTGGAGTTTCCTTGGAGGCATTCTGGAGGAAGTTCACATCCACTCCACCATGATTGGAAAGATGTGGCTCACCGTCCTGTTCATATTTCGAATGCTTGTTCTGGGTGTAGCTGCTGAAGATGTCTGGAATGATGAGCAGTCTGGCTTCATCTGTAATACAGAACAACCCGGCTGCAGAAATGTATGCTATGATCAGGCCTTTCCTATCTCCCTCATTAGATTCTGGGTTTTGCAGGTGATATTTGTGTCTTCACCATCCCTGGTCTACATGGGCCATGCTTTGTACCAACTGAGAGTTCTGGAGAAGGAGAGGCAGATGAAGAAAGCTCAACTGAGGGGTGAACTGGAGGAGGTAGAGCTTGAAATGCCTGGGGATCGGAAGAGATTGGAGCAAGAACTGCGTCAGCTTGAGCAAAGGAAACTAAATAAAGCTCCACTCAGAGGAACCTTGCTTTGCACTTATGTGATACACATTCTCACTCGCTCTGTGGTTGAAGTTGGGTTCATGATTGGACAGTATCTTTTATATGGATTTCACTTAGAGCCTCTATTTAAATGCCACGGCCACCCGTGTCCAAATATAATTGATTGTTTTGTCTCAAGACCCACAGAAAAGACGATATTCCTATTATTTATGCAATCCATAGCTActgtttcacttttcttaaatgttCTAGAAATATTCCATCTaggttttaaaaagattaaaagaggGCTTTGGGGACAATATAAATTGAAGGATGAACATAATGAATTTTGTACTAACAAGTCAAAACAAAACCTTGCCAAATATCAAAACACATCTGCAAATTCACTGAAACGATTCTCTTCTGCACCTGATTACAGTCTGTTAGTggaaaagcaaacacacacagcAGCGTACCCTGGTTTAAATCCACCTGCATTTCAGACAGATCCAGATAATCACAGTGGAAATGATGACAAAGGCATTTTGGATGAACAGGAAACGCTACTTTCTGAGATGTGTATGCTTAGTACTACCTGTGGTCATCTTCAAAACATCAACTCAAGTAATAAAGGAGACACTcataaaatatctggaaaagaagTTAATGGTAACCAgttgaggagaaaaagagaaattgatgGCAAAGACAGCAAAAGGAACCACTACTCTAAAGGTCACTGTTCTCTTCCAGGTGGTGCTATAGATCTGAACAACCACACGGGGCAGTCACCCCAAACAGCTTTCTCTCTGCCAGCTAACTACACCTGGAAACCGAAATGGCTTCGTGCTACTTGGGGTCCCTctgcagaaaatgaaaagcatGCATCACCTCCTAAAGGTAACGTCAAGGGCCAGCTCAGAGAGAGCACAATCAGAACGCTTCCTCCTTCACAGGGAGACTTCCATCCACTTGTCATTCCAGACACTCCTGATTCTTTGGGAGGGTTGTCCTTTGAATCCGAGTTGGTCAAAACCTGCAGTAACCCTACTGCTTGTCCTCCAAATCATTTAGTGTCGCTGACAAACAACCTCATTGGTAGGCGGGCTCCCACAGACCTTCAGATCTGA